The following are encoded together in the Labrus mixtus chromosome 2, fLabMix1.1, whole genome shotgun sequence genome:
- the cusr gene encoding uncharacterized protein cusr, whose translation MCLPLTAALLLSLLGSMSCAQFMAPLNMGGVTGKVYFNSTSNMATLNVSGAGSCGPLNLSLNVFPVKFGHFAQPCSEAHIGPSVHTFSANPESTLNVSQIFGQNSNLADFTLSLQKCDGTTVCTVVTQSQAPMTRQARFTETIAGNIYIRANTGQNNPRVLADLVTIGDVNASQSNTTLYASTSSAANCKALLESLDTSTLTNLGVLKVGTPLTSSKSRLDLASYTTNNRFLLIGMNSSFKCAQIYNVPQKKVSAVMNMRGIKGHLSFIQASPFDVTEVRLNLTNLRGRVGPYHVHQFPVPSVRAIQSSMCSNDNVGGHLNPFGLNTNDASYPNGSGSTHEMYELGDLSNKHMSLAGKNEVDISFQDFHLPLFGRNSIVGRSVVIHQLDGARYVCASISYPGEVVVSRARFQSPVVGEVWFTQLKDNPLSDVSIFMDLSNGDTSMTPTQNHNWHVHTYPISSENDNDVNRCSTAGGHWNPFGVNTTDSSYALHCAPSRPLSCEVGDLSSKHSPINLDNSPCAVGAKNFFTDTTSWLPNMGIIGRSVVIHLANRGGPRIACANTTMVRVPKASLGRWFGSGMTSGQIQFSQAVPQGPTTIDVSLMNLNSLAGGYHVHILPLIAGSKEPCSNNNILGHFNPLGVNISNSPSPGTGTVDQYEIGDISGKFGLLRDLNERQAVYMDQNMPLTGVFSIVGRSVVVHYTNGSRMQCANIVADMDTDGQFTTAKAAFSGTINGTVSMRQQMFPDGSSGDVMMVVDLHRSRRQNQTSVFMAIKSNRVGANNACDSVGGVFNPFNMSSMSSSCSAESPLNCAVGEVSARHGNISLTMRQVFTDSVIMLTGDNSVVHTSLVLKEGNSIIACADILPESPSAMQTFPTVANFSRFDFRSRVAAVLEVNRSRITLLSDSPHTNGSDCQTVDFLVSGNVSAALLNSVKTSERMGVYKESDTCTRSTGLLLLPGALLLYLMCAAACLLPSSLLL comes from the exons ATGTGCCTTCCTCTGACAGCGGcgctgctgctgtctctgctcG GTTCCATGTCCTGTGCTCAGTTCATGGCACCTCTGAACATGGGGGGAGTCACGGGGAAGGTGTACTTTAACTCCACCTCAAACATGGCCACCCTCAACGTGTCCGGTGCTGGATCCTGTGGTCCACTTAACCTCTCCCTCAATGTGTTCCCGGTCAAGTTTGGACATTTCGCTCAGCCCTGTTCTGAAGCACATATCGGCCCAAGCGTCCACACCTTCAGCGCAAATCCTGAATCCACCTTAAACGTGTCACAAATTTTTGGACAAAATTCCAACCTGGCGGACTTCACACTGAGTTTGCAGAAGTGTGATGGCACTACAGTTTGCACGGTCGTGACTCAAAGTCAAGCCCCCATGACTCGTCAGGCTCGGTTCACTGAAACCATAGCAGGTAACATTTACATCCGTGCAAACACAGGACAGAATAATCCCAGGGTTCTTGCAGACCTAGTTACAATCGGAGATGTCAATGCTTCACAATCAAACACCACTCTCTACGCATCAACTAGCTCAGCCGCAAACTGTAAGGCTCTTCTTGAAAGCTTAGATACCTCAACTTTGACCAATCTTGGAGTCCTAAAAGTTGGAACCCCTCTGACGTCTTCTAAATCCCGTCTGGACCTGGCGAGCTACACCACCAACAATCGCTTTCTCCTAATTGGCATGAATTCAAGTTTCAAGTGTGCTCAGATTTACAACGTGCCACAGAAGAAGGTGAGCGCTGTTATGAACATGAGAGGGATCAAAGGTCACCTCAGCTTCATTCAGGCTTCCCCATTTGATGTGACAGAGGTGAGGTTAAACCTGACTAACTTACGGGGCAGGGTTGGCCCTTACCATGTGCACCAGTTTCCTGTCCCCTCTGTACGGGCCATTCAATCGTCCATGTGTTCAAATGATAACGTGGGTGGCCACTTGAATCCATTTGGTTTGAACACGAATGACGCATCGTACCCAAATGGGTCTGGTTCGACGCACGAAATGTACGAGCTTGGCGACCTCAGCAACAAGCACATGTCCCTTGCAGGTAAAAACGAAGTGGACATTTCGTTCCAAGACTTCCACCTGCCTCTGTTTGGACGGAACAGCATTGTTGGCCGCTCAGTTGTCATTCACCAATTGGATGGTGCCAGATATGTTTGTGCCAGTATCAGCTACCCTGGTGAAGTGGTTGTATCCAGAGCCAGATTTCAGAGCCCTGTGGTCGGTGAGGTCTGGTTCACCCAACTGAAGGACAACCCTCTGTCTGATGTCTCCATCTTCATGGATTTATCAAATGGAGATACCTCAATGACACCAACCCAAAACCACAACTGGCACGTTCACACCTACCCCATCAGCTCAGAAAATGATAATGATGTAAACCGCTGCAGCACAGCAGGAGGGCACTGGAACCCTTTTGGTGTCAACACAACAGACAGTAGCTACGCCCTCCACTGTGCCCCGTCCAGACCTTTATCCTGCGAGGTGGGAGATCTCTCCAGCAAACACAGCCCTATCAATCTCGACAACAGCCCATGCGCAGTGGGAGCAAAAAACTTCTTCACTGACACCACTTCCTGGTTGCCAAATATGGGCATTATTGGTCGTTCTGTAGTCATtcatctggcaaacagaggagGGCCAAGGATAGCTTGTGCCAACACCACAATGGTGCGCGTCCCCAAAGCTAGCCTGGGTCGTTGGTTTGGCTCCGGGATGACGAGCGGCCAGATACAGTTCTCTCAGGCTGTCCCACAAGGTCCAACAACAATTGATGTGTCCCTGATGAATCTGAACTCCTTAGCTGGGGGTTACCACGTGCACATACTGCCCCTCATAGCTGGCAGCAAAGAGccctgctccaacaacaacatcctGGGTCACTTCAACCCCCTGGGTGTGAACATATCAAACAGCCCCTCACCTGGAACTGGCACGGTGGACCAGTATGAGATTGGGGACATCAGTGGGAAGTTTGGGTTGCTGCGTGACCTCAATGAGCGTCAGGCTGTTTACATGGACCAAAACATGCCGTTGACTGGAGTATTCAGCATCGTGGGAAGGTCGGTGGTGGTTCACTACACCAACGGATCAAG AATGCAGTGTGCTAACATCGTAGCTGACATGGACACTGATGGACAGTTCACCACTGCAAAGGCTGCGTTCAGCGGTACTATCAACGGGACGGTTAGCATG CGCCAGCAGATGTTTCCTGACGGGAGTAGCGGTGACGTGATGATGGTAGTGGATCTTCATCGATCAAGAAGACAAAAT caAACGTCTGTCTTCATGGCTATCAAAAGCAACCGTGTGGGCGCCAACAATGCGTGCGACAGCGTGGGAGGCGTATTCAATCCCTTCAACATGTCGTCCatg AGCTCCAGCTGTTCTGCAGAAAGTCCTCTGAACTGTGCGGTGGGAgaagtgtctgcacgccacGGCAACATCAGTCTGACCATGAGGCAGGTCTTCACCGACAGCGTCATCATGCTCACCGGAGACAACTCAG TGGTCCACACATCTCTGGTGCTGAAGGAGGGAAACAGCATCATTGCATGTGCAGACATCCTCCCAGAATCCCCCTCAGCCATGCAGACTTTCCCCACCGTGGCCAACTTCAGCAG aTTTGACTTCCGTAGTCGGGTTGCAGCTGTGCTGGAGGTGAACAGGTCGAGAATCACCCTCCTATCGGACTCTCCCCACACTAACGGCTCAGACTGCCAGACCGTGGACTTCCTGGTGTCAG GGAACGTCAGCGCAGCTCTTCTGAACTCCGTCAAAACCAGCGAGAGGATGGGCGTGTACAAAGAGTCCGACACGTGTACAC GGAGCactggtctgctgctgctgccaggaGCTTTGCTGCTGTACTTGATGTGTGCTGCCGCCTGCCTGCTGCCGTCCTCCCTGCTGTTATAG